CTGCAGAGTAGAATGTTAGCCCTTCTCCTTTAACTTTAACTTCTTCTGTAGATAAACGCTCTTTGGTCATGTAATACAGACCCAATACCATATCCTGAGATGGTACCGTAATAGGTGCACCATTAGCAGGGTTGAGGATGTTGTGCGAAGCAAGCATTAATAACTGTGCCTCTAGTATAGCCTCTGGTCCTAGTGGTAAGTGTACCGCCATCTGGTCACCATCAAAATCGGCGTTAAATGCCGTACATACCAATGGGTGTAGCTGAATTGCTTTTCCTTCGATAAGTTTTGGCTGGAATGCCTGTATACCCAAACGGTGAAGCGTAGGAGCACGGTTTAGTAGTATTGGGTGTCCTTTAATTACATTTTCAAGGATGTCCCATACTACAGGCTCTTTTTTATCTATTATTTTTTTAGCCGATTTTACTGTTTTTACAATACCACGCTCTATCAGTTTACGGATAACGAATGGTTTGTACAGCTCGGCAGCCATATCTTTAGGAATACCGCACTCAAACAGTTTCATTTCGGGTCCTACAACAATTACCGAACGTGCTGAATAATCTACACGTTTACCCAATAGGTTTTGACGGAAACGTCCTTGTTTGCCTTTTAATGAATCTGATAACGATTTTAGTGGTCGGTTCGATTCTGTTTTAACCGCAGAGGCTTTCCTTGTATTATCAAAAAGTGAATCTACAGATTCCTGTAGCATACGCTTTTCATTACGCAAAATAACTTCTGGTGCTTTTATTTCCATTAGCCTTTTTAAACGGTTATTACGTATAATAACCCTTCTGTAAAGGTCGTTAAGGTCGGACGTTGCAAAACGACCACCATCTAACGGTACTAACGGGCGAAGCTCTGGTGGGATAACTGGTATTACCTTAAGTATCATCCACTCAGGGCGGTTTTCTCTGTTTTTGTTAGACTCACGGAATGACTCTACAACCTGCAATCTTTTTAATGCTTCTGTTTTACGTTGTTTAGACGTTTCTGTATTGGCACTATGGCGTAGGTTGTATGACAACTCGTCAAGATCGATTCTTGCCAATAAATCCATAATACACTCTGCACCCATCTTAGCAATAAACTTGTTAGGGTCGGTGTCATCTAAATATAAGTTTTCCTGCGGAAGCGTATCTAGTATATTAAGATATTCTTCTTCTGTAAGGAAATCCAATCGGTTAAGGTCTTCACCGTCTGCATTTTTGGCAATACCTGGCTGTATAACTACATACCTTTCATAGTATATAATCATATCCAGCTTCTTAGATGGAAGCCCAAGTATGTAACCTATTTTGTTTGGTAACGAACGGAAATACCATATGTGTGCAATAGGCACAACAAGGTTAATATGCCCTACCCTGTCACGTCGAACTTTTTTCTCCGTAACTTCTACACCACATCGGTCACAAACAATTCCTTTATAACGGATTCGTTTGTACTTACCACAGGCACATTCAAAATCTTTTACTGGACCAAAGATACGCTCGCAAAACAAGCCATCTCTTTCCGGTTTATGGGTACGATAGTTAATGGTTTCTGGTTTAAGAACCTCACCCCTTGACTCAGCAAGTATAGATTCTGGCGATGCCAAACCTATAGATATTTTGTTGAATCTTTTAACGGTATTTTTATCTTTTAATCTCGTCATGTAATATAGATCTATCGATTTATTAAAAACACTATAAAAGGGAATAGCACTGTTGTGCCACTCCCGTGGAAATTTATTCTTCTAATCTGATGTCAAGTCCAAGTCCTTTCAGTTCATGCATTAATACATTGAATGATTCTGGTAAACCTGGTTCTGGCATGGCTTCTCCCTTAACGATTGACTCATAGGTTTTAGCCCTTCCGATAACGTCATCCGATTTAACGGTAAGTATCTCTCTAAGCGTGCTCGATGCACCGTAAGCCTCAAGAGCCCAAACCTCCATCTCTCCAAAACGCTGTCCACCAAACTGTGCTTTACCTCCAAGAGGTTGCTGCGTAATAAGTGAGTACGGACCAATGGAACGTGCGTGCATTTTATCGTCTACCATGTGCCCTAGTTTAAGCATGTAAATAACTCCTACTGTTGCTGGCTGGTGGAAACGGTCTCCCGTACCTCCATCATAAAGATAGGTATGTCCAAATCGTGGTATACCTGCCTCATCAGTAAGTTCGTTAATTTGGTCTAAAGATGCACCATCAAAAATTGGTGTTGCAAACTTCTTACCTAAATTCATACCTGCCCAACCTAGTACAGTTTCGTATATCTGCCCAATGTTCATACGCGATGGTACACCAAGTGGGTTTAGTACGATATCTACAGGTGTTCCGTCTTCTAGGAACGGCATATCTTCTTGGCGTACAATACGTGCTACGATACCTTTGTTACCGTGACGCCCTGCCATCTTATCTCCTACTTTTAGTTTACGTTTTTTAGCAATGTAAACTTTAGCAAGTTTTAATATACCTGATGGTAACTCATCCCCTACAGTAATGGTAAATTTCTCTCTACGTAAGGCTCCCTGAAGGTCGTTCAGTTTAATTTTGTAGTTGTGGATAAGGTCGTTAACCATTGCATTGGTTTCGTCATCCGTAGTCCACTGTCCTTTTGTAAGGTGTGCAAAATCTTCTACAGCGTAAAGCATTTTTTGTGTGAATTTTTTACCTTTTGGTAATACTTCTTCACCCAAATCGTTCATTACACCTTGCGATGTTTTACCGTTTACTATATTAAATAGTTTATCTATAAGCCTGTCCCTAAGCTCGTTGAATTTTACTTCGAACTCTAACTCAAGTTTGCTTAAATCGTCTTTATCTTTTGTACGTTTACGTTTATCTTTAACGGCACGTGCAAATAATTTTTTGTCTAATACAACCCCGCGTAGTGATGGTGATGCTTTTAATGAGGCATCTTTAACATCTCCTGCTTTATCTCCAAAAATAGCTCTTAATAGCTTCTCTTCAGGTGTTGGGTCGCTTTCCCCTTTAGGTGTAATTTTACCGATAAGAATATCGCCAGGCTTAACCTCTGCACCAATTCTAATCATACCATTCTCATCAAGGTCTTTAGTAGCTTCCTCGCTTACGTTTGGTATATCGTTAGTTAACTCTTCGTTACCTAACTTGGTATCTCTTACTTCTAATGAGTAATCGTCTACGTGTATTGATGTAAAAATATCATCACGTACTACTTTTTCTGATATTACAATTGCATCCTCAAAGTTGTACCCTTTCCATGGCATAAACGCCACTTTAAGGTTACGCCCTAGTGCAAGCTCGCCATTTTGTGTAGCATATCCTTCACAAAGTACTTGCCCTTTAGCAACTCTATCGCCTTTTCTTACAATTGGCTTAAGGTTGATGCTTGTACCTTGGTTGGTTTTTCTGAACTTGATTAGGTTGTACGACTTATCATCTGTATCAAAACTTACCGTACGCTCACGATCCGTTCTGTCATACTTAATTGTAATCTTATTAGCATCTACATACTCTACAGTACCGCTTCCTTCTGCATTAATAAGTACTCTGGAATCTGAGGCTACTTGGCGCTCTAATCCTGTACCTACAACAGGTGCTTCTGGACGTAATAATGGTACTGCTTGTCGCATCATGTTACTTCCCATCAGTGCACGGTTGGCATCATCATGCTCCAAGAATGGAATTAACGATGCTGATATGGATGCAATTTGGTTTGGTGCAACATCAGTATAGTGTATTGCTGTTGGCTCTACTACTGGGAAATCGCCTTCTTCACGAGCAATTACTCTTTCAGAAGTAATGCTTCCATCATCTTTCATTTCAGTATTTGCCTGCGCAATCATTTTACCTTCTTCCTCTTCTGCACTCAGGTAAATTGGTTCTGATTCTAAATCTACTCTACCCTCAGTTACCTTTCGGTATGGTGTTTCGATGAAGCCCATTGTATTTACTTTGGCATACACTCCTAGTGATGAGATAAGACCAATGTTTGGTCCCTCTGGTGTTTCAATAGGACATAAACGACCGTAGTGTGTGTAGTGAACGTCACGAACCTCGAAACCTGCACGCTCTCTGGATAAACCACCAGGACCTAGTGCTGATAGTCTTCTTTTGTGCGTTATCTCGGCTAATGGATTGGTTTGATCCATGAACTGCGATAGCTGGTTGGTACCGAAGAACGAGTTAATTACTGACGATAGTGTTTTTGCATTAATAAGGTCTATTGGTGTAAACACCTCATTATCCCTTACATTCATACGCTCACGTATCGTTCTTGCCATACGGGCAAGACCTACACCAAATTGTGCTGATAATTGTTCTCCTACTGTACGTACACGACGGTTTGATAAGTGATCAATATCATCAATCTCTGCTTTAGAGTTGATTAGCTCAATAAGGTATTTTACTATGGTAATAATATCTTCTTTGGTAAGCACTTGCTTATCCATAGTAATATCAAGCCCTAGTTTTTTGTTCATTCTGTAACGACCTACTTCACCTAAGTTGTAACGTTGGTCTGAGAAGAACAATTTATCTATAATGCCTCGAGCAGTTTCTTCATCAGGCGGTTCTGCATTACGCAACTGACGGTAAATATGCTCTACAGCTTCTTTTTCTGAGTTTGTAGGGTCTTTTTGTAACGTATTGTGGATAATAGCATAATCTGCTTGGTTATTATCCTCTTTGTGTAACAGTATTGTTTTTACACTAGATGCTATAATTTCTTCAACATTTTCCTTGTCAATTATAGTATCTCTGTCTAGTATAATTTCGTTACGCTCTATGGATACAACTTCTCCCGTATCTTCATCAACAAAATCCTCGTGCCATGTGTTTAGCACACGTGCAGCAAGTCTTCTACCAATGTATTTTTTCAACCCTGTTTTAGATACTTTTATTTCCTCCGCAAGATCAAATATTTCAAGAATATCCTTATCCCTTTCAAATCCAATGGCTCTAAATAATGTAGTTACAGGCAGCTTTTTCTTTCTGTCAATG
The Flavobacterium litorale genome window above contains:
- the rpoB gene encoding DNA-directed RNA polymerase subunit beta, with product MITNQTERLNFASTKNIPDYPDFLDIQVKSFKDFFQLETKSDERGNEGLYNTFMENFPITDTRNQFVLEFLDYFVDPPRYTIEECIDRGLTYSVPLKARLKLYCTDPEHEDFETIVQDVYLGTIPYMTPSGTFVINGAERVVVSQLHRSPGVFFGQSFHANGTKLYSARVIPFKGSWIEFATDINSVMYAYIDRKKKLPVTTLFRAIGFERDKDILEIFDLAEEIKVSKTGLKKYIGRRLAARVLNTWHEDFVDEDTGEVVSIERNEIILDRDTIIDKENVEEIIASSVKTILLHKEDNNQADYAIIHNTLQKDPTNSEKEAVEHIYRQLRNAEPPDEETARGIIDKLFFSDQRYNLGEVGRYRMNKKLGLDITMDKQVLTKEDIITIVKYLIELINSKAEIDDIDHLSNRRVRTVGEQLSAQFGVGLARMARTIRERMNVRDNEVFTPIDLINAKTLSSVINSFFGTNQLSQFMDQTNPLAEITHKRRLSALGPGGLSRERAGFEVRDVHYTHYGRLCPIETPEGPNIGLISSLGVYAKVNTMGFIETPYRKVTEGRVDLESEPIYLSAEEEEGKMIAQANTEMKDDGSITSERVIAREEGDFPVVEPTAIHYTDVAPNQIASISASLIPFLEHDDANRALMGSNMMRQAVPLLRPEAPVVGTGLERQVASDSRVLINAEGSGTVEYVDANKITIKYDRTDRERTVSFDTDDKSYNLIKFRKTNQGTSINLKPIVRKGDRVAKGQVLCEGYATQNGELALGRNLKVAFMPWKGYNFEDAIVISEKVVRDDIFTSIHVDDYSLEVRDTKLGNEELTNDIPNVSEEATKDLDENGMIRIGAEVKPGDILIGKITPKGESDPTPEEKLLRAIFGDKAGDVKDASLKASPSLRGVVLDKKLFARAVKDKRKRTKDKDDLSKLELEFEVKFNELRDRLIDKLFNIVNGKTSQGVMNDLGEEVLPKGKKFTQKMLYAVEDFAHLTKGQWTTDDETNAMVNDLIHNYKIKLNDLQGALRREKFTITVGDELPSGILKLAKVYIAKKRKLKVGDKMAGRHGNKGIVARIVRQEDMPFLEDGTPVDIVLNPLGVPSRMNIGQIYETVLGWAGMNLGKKFATPIFDGASLDQINELTDEAGIPRFGHTYLYDGGTGDRFHQPATVGVIYMLKLGHMVDDKMHARSIGPYSLITQQPLGGKAQFGGQRFGEMEVWALEAYGASSTLREILTVKSDDVIGRAKTYESIVKGEAMPEPGLPESFNVLMHELKGLGLDIRLEE